From the genome of Cololabis saira isolate AMF1-May2022 chromosome 1, fColSai1.1, whole genome shotgun sequence:
ATCGCTTGGCGGGACTGGGAGGGGGACGAGTGGAGGACGGTGCTGAGCGGCGTCCTGGGGCTGGACGGAGCTCAGATCCAGGAGTTGGTGGACTCGGGGGAGCGGTTTGGACGCGGCGTGGTGGCAGGTGAGAGACTGGACTGGGTTTGGAGTTTGAGGCGTGGGGAAGACGTCACCTGTCTGTCCTTTCTTGCAGGTGTGGTGGACGTGGGCGGGACCTGGCACTGCCCTGCCTCCCTGGAGGGGCAGGAGCTCCACGAGCTGCAGAGGTCGGCTGTTCTAACGGGTCTGAAGGACAAACACCTGACTCAGCTGTCCAACCCACGCTGGTTGAGCGCGCCGCTGAGCTGCCGGGGGAGTCGGGACCTGTGGACCGTGGACATCCCTGCTGAGCTGTTACCGTGACAACACATGGTCTCTCCACTCTAATGTGGGTGGGTTAGAAAAACTAAATCATTTACCTTCTGGGAGTCCAGCAgagccccgtgaccctgcacaggacaAACCGGGGATAGGAGTTGATGGATCTGACCTACGTTTATCTGGGACATCAGGACCACGGAGAGGCCTCCACAGGAGACAGGACTCTGGCAGGTCACGTGACCGTCTCCGGGACATTGGGGTCTTTCAGGGACCCAGAATCAGCCAACATTCTTCATGAAACTACCAACAGGTCTCGGTGTGAACGGGACCCGGTTTCAGtcttgtgaataaaatatggtTTTATAAGACTTAAAATTCATGGTGTTTATTTTCATGACACTCGTGTCCTGCCGTCTCGGTCGTAGAGCCTTGGAGCCCGTGGAGGGTACAAGCTCGTCAGACCCTTCATCACGATGCTGGTCTTCTAGCAGAACAGGATGTTTGTAGATCTAAAGCTGCAATTCCAGCTGCGCTAGAAACTCGCTGACCCGGACGCATCTGAAACACTTGAGCGTACCGCCATAAAACACATCAGGTGACAGAACAAACTATAAAGT
Proteins encoded in this window:
- the LOC133453020 gene encoding protein EOLA1-like isoform X2, with protein sequence MMMVCPVMTVQLWCLSFRQPYAGLVLDGVKTVESRWRPLLAPLENHTLAVHIAWRDWEGDEWRTVLSGVLGLDGAQIQELVDSGERFGRGVVAGVVDVGGTWHCPASLEGQELHELQRSAVLTGLKDKHLTQLSNPRWLSAPLSCRGSRDLWTVDIPAELLP
- the LOC133453020 gene encoding protein EOLA1-like isoform X1 codes for the protein MTVQLWCLSFRQPYAGLVLDGVKTVESRWRPLLAPLENHTLAVHIAWRDWEGDEWRTVLSGVLGLDGAQIQELVDSGERFGRGVVAGERLDWVWSLRRGEDVTCLSFLAGVVDVGGTWHCPASLEGQELHELQRSAVLTGLKDKHLTQLSNPRWLSAPLSCRGSRDLWTVDIPAELLP